The window GGTGCAAATGATGCTCGGCGGAACGGCAGCCGAGGTGTACGGCTTCGACCTCGCGTTCCTCGAGCCGATCGCGGCCGAGCAGGGGCCGCCGGTCGAGGTCGTCGCGGGCGGGCTCGACAAGCTCCCAGTCGGCGCGACGAGTCTCGCGTTCCGGGATCAGCGCATCAGAAACGTGTAACCACCCCCGGGCGCCCCGCGGGCGACGCTGTGGGTGTCAAAAACTCGATCCGGGAACGGCCAGAGGCTCAACCCTGTGGCGTTCGCGGTTTGAGGCTTCGGCGTTCGCGAACCAGCTATCCGACGTTCGTCGAGTGGATAACCCCGAGGCTCTGACCTGGTGGGACGAGGTTTGTGACAGGCCCCACCTGGGCTGGGGCATGTCACGAACGCGGTCACAAATGTGGTCACAAACCCGAGTCGCGCCTGCATTCCCGGGTGTCGACCCAGCCCGGGTCTCGTCGACCTGCACGAGCCAGCAAACCTGCTGGTCAAGGGTCTGATCGAGTTTTGAACACGGGCTGGCTTCGTCAACGGGAACGCTTCGGCGGTCCGTGGTGCTCGGCTCGGAGTGTGGTTTCCTCGTCGCTTCGGTGGGCGCCTGGCCCGCGGTTCTCAGGCCGTGCGCTGGGAGGAGGCTGTTTGGGCCCGAGGCCGTTGGCGGCGCTGCCGGCGCTGGCGTTTGAGGGCGGTGGTGATCTCGTCGGGGGGGCCGGGCCGGTGGAGATGGAACCCTTGGGCCTGGTCGCAGAGCATCGACTTGAGGAGCGCCAGTTGTTCGGAGGTCTCGACGCCTTCGGCGAGGGCTTCATGTCCCAGTGTGTGGGCCAGCATGATGACGTTGGCGACGAGGGCCGCGGCGTTGGTCTCTTGGGTGATGCGTTCGATGAAGGACCGGTCGATCTTGATGGTGTCGATGGGGAGGAGATGCACGTAGGCGAGAGATGAGTATCCGGTGCCGAAGTCATCGATGGCGAGTCGTACGCCGAGATCGTGCAGGCCTTGGAGTTGTTGTTGGGTCAGCTTGATGTCGGCCATCGCCGAGGTCTCGGTGATCTCGAAGCACAGCTGTGACGGATCGATCCCGGCGGTGTCGAGGCAGCATTGCACCCGCCGGGCCAGGTCCGGGTCGCCGAGTTGGCGGGCCGAGAGGTTGACCGTGGCGACGAAGGGCCCGTCGGTCAACTGGCACCATGCGGCGACCCGCTGGCAAACCTCCGCGAGGACAAGTTCGCCGAGCTCGTCGATCAGGCCGGTGTGTTCAGCGATCGGGACGAATCGGCCGGGTGGGATGTATCCGTGGATGGGGTGACGCCAGCGCAGCAGCGCTTCAGCCCCAATCACTCGTCGGCGGCGTCCTCCGATGTCGAAGATGCCCTGGTAGTGCACTTCGAGTTCACCGCGAGCCATGGCGTGGCGAAGATCGCGGTCCAAGCGCGTGACCCGCCGAGCGAGGGCACGGGCGCCTTCGGGTTGACGGGAGGCGAGGGCGAAGAACACCCCGATCAGGATGAAGAAGCCACCCCGGGTGCCCCAGTCGCTCAGCGGCTGTGCGGTCATGGGATGAGTCGTGGCCGGCAGCAGCGGCCCGGCCAACACCACCGAGGCGGCACCGGCGATGAACGCCCCCGGCGGGCCGAAACGCACCGCCGCCAAGACGATCGGGATGAAGAACCACAGCGGCGCCACGGCACCGGCACCACCAACCAATCGGGCCAGGCCCCAGGAGAAACCGAGGAGGGCCGCGATGATCGCCACCGCAGCCCGGGAATCGGTTACCTCATAGAACCCGAAGAACCGGCCCGTGACCCGCTCACCCCAACGAAACCCGGATCTCCTGGTCCTGCTCGGTGATCGCATGCGAGCTCCCATGGGTCCCCCGGTATCTCGTCCGGCCCGCAGCTCTCCTGAAGGACCACATCCGGACCCCAGGCCCGAGCCACCCAACCGGCGGGGCGCCAAATACCAGTCAATTGGCTGATCTGGGCGTTTGGGCGCGAGCTCGGCCCGGGCCCCGTGTCGTTTGCGGGGGCGACGCCGGGTGGCCTGGGACCAGGCATTGACCTGAGCGGCGCCGCAGGTTCCACAGCCCGGTCCGTCGTCGGGCGCGTCGAGCCGAACCCGTTCTGGATGACAGACGGGACCTCCCAGTCAGCATTCCTCGCCAAAGATGTGAAGAACCCGAGCTAATCCTGGACTGGACCGAGCCTCGGACCTCAACTCGTAGACACCATGCCCCGAAGCGAAGCGGTCTTGGATTCGGCAGGCGACCGAGAGCCGACTCGGTGACCAGCGAGGGCTGAAGTGACGGGGGCAGCGCGCGTCGGCCTGTGGATGTGCGAGCCTGACGACGTGAAGGGGGTCCGAGCGTCATGTCGATGATGGACTACGACGCGAGGCCCGTCACCCCTCAGGTTGTACTGGTGGGGCACCGGGCGTCCTCCGTCGGTTACAGCATCCGTGATTTTCTCAGCCGTAATGGCGTCCCCTATGAGTGGGTCGACGTGGACGACGCGGCACGGGTCGCAGCGTTGTTGCCTGCAGGGGAGAGAGATGCGGATCAGCTACCTGTCTGCGTCCTCCCCGACGGAATGCGGCTCGCCCCGGCCACGCTGGAAGGTGTAGCGGCAGGACTGGGGATGGTGTCGGCTCCGTCGCTGTCGGAGTACGACCTGACGATCGTGGGCGCCGGTCCAGCCGGGCTGGCAGCCGCCGTGTATGCCGCATCTGAGGGTTTGCGCGCCGTGGCCATCGAGGCCGTGGCGCCTGGAGGTCAGGCCGGGACGACTTCCATGATCGAGAACTATCTCGGATTCCCACAAGGGATCAGCGGAAGCGAGTTGGCAACGCGGGCAACCGCACAGGCGAAGAGATTTGGGGCCGAAGTTCTTCTCGCTCGGCGGCTCGCGCACGTCACCAGGGACGGCCCAGGTTATGTCGCCCACCTTTCCGA of the Acidimicrobiia bacterium genome contains:
- a CDS encoding EAL domain-containing protein, giving the protein MAIIAALLGFSWGLARLVGGAGAVAPLWFFIPIVLAAVRFGPPGAFIAGAASVVLAGPLLPATTHPMTAQPLSDWGTRGGFFILIGVFFALASRQPEGARALARRVTRLDRDLRHAMARGELEVHYQGIFDIGGRRRRVIGAEALLRWRHPIHGYIPPGRFVPIAEHTGLIDELGELVLAEVCQRVAAWCQLTDGPFVATVNLSARQLGDPDLARRVQCCLDTAGIDPSQLCFEITETSAMADIKLTQQQLQGLHDLGVRLAIDDFGTGYSSLAYVHLLPIDTIKIDRSFIERITQETNAAALVANVIMLAHTLGHEALAEGVETSEQLALLKSMLCDQAQGFHLHRPGPPDEITTALKRQRRQRRQRPRAQTASSQRTA
- a CDS encoding amidohydrolase family protein, encoding IGTEKIMWGSDYPHLEGTFPFSEEALCKTFAGLDRAEVQMMLGGTAAEVYGFDLAFLEPIAAEQGPPVEVVAGGLDKLPVGATSLAFRDQRIRNV